A DNA window from Candidatus Nezhaarchaeota archaeon contains the following coding sequences:
- a CDS encoding translation elongation factor-like protein: MVEVGRVTHFFGKISVAVVELKAPLAVGDRVVIRGPKTDFEQVVESMQIEHKNVARAEPGRSVGLKVAQRVREGDVVYKRL; encoded by the coding sequence CTGGTTGAGGTGGGGCGCGTAACGCACTTCTTCGGCAAGATAAGCGTGGCCGTCGTGGAGCTCAAGGCCCCTCTCGCGGTCGGGGACAGGGTAGTCATCAGGGGGCCTAAGACGGACTTTGAGCAGGTCGTAGAGTCCATGCAGATAGAGCACAAGAACGTAGCGCGCGCTGAGCCAGGGCGTAGCGTAGGCTTAAAGGTAGCGCAGCGAGTAAGAGAGGGGGACGTGGTCTACAAGAGGCTCTAG
- a CDS encoding acylphosphatase produces MSGERRAVKLLVKGRVQRVGFRRYALDLAQELGLSGYVKNLPNGSVEVFVQGAQGLVSRFVEALKSPPPPIAVKEVVEVVGEPSLDLKEFKVVYGGLVEELQEGFGAMQSMFMEYWKEFRGFREEFRDYREEFRGFADRTDKGLQLLLEKYGEISEKLTVILETLVKESKETREQLAKAINRLAEAVEALKRAR; encoded by the coding sequence GTGAGTGGGGAGCGTAGGGCCGTCAAGCTGCTAGTTAAAGGAAGGGTCCAGAGGGTTGGCTTTAGAAGGTATGCATTAGACCTCGCTCAAGAGCTGGGCTTAAGCGGCTACGTAAAGAACCTACCAAACGGGTCAGTGGAGGTTTTTGTTCAAGGCGCCCAGGGCCTTGTCTCAAGGTTCGTCGAGGCGTTGAAGAGCCCTCCACCCCCGATAGCGGTGAAGGAGGTAGTTGAGGTAGTCGGTGAGCCTAGCTTAGATTTGAAGGAGTTTAAGGTGGTTTACGGGGGGCTGGTTGAAGAGCTTCAAGAGGGTTTTGGAGCCATGCAGTCGATGTTCATGGAGTATTGGAAGGAGTTTAGGGGCTTTAGGGAGGAGTTTAGAGATTATAGGGAGGAGTTTAGGGGGTTCGCAGATAGGACGGATAAAGGCCTTCAACTATTGCTTGAGAAGTATGGGGAGATATCGGAGAAGCTGACTGTTATACTCGAGACGCTAGTCAAAGAGTCTAAGGAGACTAGGGAGCAGTTGGCAAAGGCTATAAATAGGCTAGCTGAAGCAGTAGAGGCATTGAAGAGGGCGAGGTAA
- a CDS encoding nitroreductase family protein: MDVLEAIKSRRSVRRFKPDEVEEWKLREVLEAARWAPSWANTQCWRLVVVKDGKVKEKLAEAVPEGNRGRRALLEAPVVIALCAERGRSGFIRGLPGSDKGDWWFMFDAALAAQNLTLAAHALGLGTLHIGWMDTRRAAQVLGVPEGYELIELIPVGYPAEQPQPPPRRSLEEQVYAEKFGQRYFKA; encoded by the coding sequence ATGGACGTCCTTGAGGCTATCAAGAGCAGGAGGTCCGTTAGGCGGTTTAAGCCTGACGAAGTGGAGGAGTGGAAGTTGAGAGAGGTGTTAGAGGCTGCTCGCTGGGCTCCCTCATGGGCCAATACCCAGTGCTGGAGGCTAGTAGTTGTGAAGGACGGGAAGGTGAAGGAGAAGCTGGCCGAGGCCGTCCCTGAGGGGAATAGGGGGAGGAGGGCGCTCCTCGAGGCCCCGGTTGTAATAGCTCTCTGCGCTGAGAGGGGGCGCTCAGGCTTCATTAGGGGGCTGCCTGGTAGCGATAAGGGGGACTGGTGGTTCATGTTCGACGCAGCTCTAGCTGCTCAAAACCTAACGCTCGCTGCCCATGCGCTCGGGCTGGGCACCCTCCACATAGGCTGGATGGACACTAGGAGGGCCGCCCAGGTCTTAGGGGTGCCCGAGGGCTATGAGCTAATTGAGCTAATCCCAGTGGGCTATCCAGCTGAGCAGCCGCAGCCTCCTCCGCGCCGATCTCTAGAGGAGCAGGTGTACGCAGAAAAGTTTGGCCAGCGGTACTTTAAGGCCTAG